In Aegilops tauschii subsp. strangulata cultivar AL8/78 chromosome 3, Aet v6.0, whole genome shotgun sequence, one genomic interval encodes:
- the LOC109772848 gene encoding GDSL esterase/lipase At1g28590: MKLLCILTVVLALASVEPAVSSSPRRYESIITFGDSFTDTGNAIVVLAEKSRFDPTVQPPYGMTFFGCPTGRYSNGRLIIDFIAEKLDLPFVPPFLSHNGSFREGVNFAVAGATALNASFFRDIPLVGSFVLNTSSSVQLGWFESLKPSLCSPAQECPGFFHKTLFFMGEIGLNDYSFAIFGMTLPQLRSMVPDVVKTIAAATEVLLRQGAKTVVVPGIPPLGCMPPNLVFFPSNESAGYEPSTGCLKGLNDIARHHNSELQKALDKVRANHPNALVIYADFFTPVIEMVESPHKFGLTTDVLSCCCGGGGKYNFNISAGCGMPGATVCDDPSEYLYWDGHFTEAAHRYIAKGWLNSINSCKPW; encoded by the exons ATGAAGCTGCTCTGCATCCTCACGGTGGTCCTCGCCCTCGCGTCCGTGGAGCCCGCCGTCTCGTCATCCCCCCGGCGCTACGAATCCATCATCACCTTCGGCGACTCCTTCACCGACACCGGAAACGCCATCGTCGTCCTGGCGGAGAAATCGCGCTTCGACCCTACGGTGCAGCCTCCCTACGGCATGACGTTCTTCGGCTGCCCCACGGGCCGCTACTCCAACGGCCGCCTCATCATCGACTTCATCG CGGAGAAGCTCGATCTGCCGTTCGTCCCGCCGTTCCTCTCGCACAACGGCAGCTTCCGCGAGGGCGTCAACTTCGCCGTGGCCGGCGCCACCGCTCTCAACGCCAGTTTCTTCAGAGACATCCCGCTCGTAGGCTCGTTTGTTCTCAACACCAGCTCCAGCGTGCAGCTGGGGTGGTTCGAGTCGCTCAAGCCGTCGCTGTGCAGCCCTGCCCAAG AGTGCCCGGGCTTCTTCCACAAGACGCTCTTCTTCATGGGCGAAATTGGCCTCAACGACTACAGCTTCGCGATCTTCGGAATGACCCTGCCACAGCTCCGATCCATGGTCCCAGACGTCGTCAAAACCATCGCCGCGGCCACTGAG GTGCTGCTCAGGCAGGGCGCGAAGACCGTGGTGGTGCCCGGGATCCCGCCGCTGGGATGCATGCCGCCGAATCTGGTCTTCTTCCCCAGCAACGAGTCGGCGGGCTACGAGCCTAGCACCGGATGCCTGAAGGGCCTCAACGACATCGCCAGGCACCACAACTCGGAGCTGCAGAAGGCCCTCGACAAGGTCCGGGCAAACCACCCAAATGCCCTGGTCATCTACGCCGATTTCTTCACCCCGGTCATCGAGATGGTGGAGTCTCCTCACAAATTCG GGCTTACCACGGACGTTCTGAGCTGCTGCTGCGGTGGAGGTGGCAAGTACAACTTCAACATCAGCGCTGGCTGTGGCATGCCAGGCGCCACGGTGTGCGACGACCCCTCTGAATATCTGTACTGGGACGGCCATTTCACTGAGGCAGCTCACCGCTATATTGCCAAAGGCTGGCTAAACAGCATAAACAGTTGCAAACCCTGGTAG